Proteins encoded within one genomic window of Patescibacteria group bacterium:
- a CDS encoding deoxyribonuclease IV: MRKIGCHISSAGGISKIFDRAKIADAECLQTFAGSPQTWKPAEYSDEDVEKFKTERVKNTNIGPLFIHAMYLINLASPNNQIRHGSINALVKSLMVAEKLGFDGVITHTGSAGSASFDDVLPTLQKSLGQILEQVPANLKTKLLLENAAGAGGIIGGSVSELSQMLKSVGLDERIGFCIDTCHAFVSGYDLRTDAGISRLATEIESDLGWNRLKAIHLNDSKGDLGSKKDRHEIVGKGYLGLESFKKILHHPQFSQIPMILETPDLKSDLTEPPESLVSIRSLM; the protein is encoded by the coding sequence ATGAGAAAAATTGGTTGTCATATTTCTAGTGCGGGGGGAATCAGCAAGATTTTTGATCGTGCCAAAATTGCAGATGCTGAATGCCTACAAACCTTTGCCGGAAGTCCGCAAACATGGAAACCAGCGGAGTATTCGGATGAAGATGTTGAAAAGTTCAAAACTGAGCGAGTAAAAAACACTAACATTGGGCCGTTGTTTATTCATGCAATGTATTTAATCAACCTAGCCTCGCCTAATAATCAAATTAGGCATGGATCAATTAATGCGTTGGTCAAAAGTCTAATGGTAGCCGAAAAATTGGGATTTGACGGGGTGATTACGCATACCGGCTCAGCAGGGTCGGCTAGTTTTGATGATGTTTTGCCTACGTTGCAAAAATCCCTTGGTCAGATTTTGGAACAAGTGCCGGCAAATCTTAAGACTAAATTACTGTTAGAAAACGCGGCCGGTGCGGGCGGAATTATCGGTGGTTCTGTAAGCGAGTTAAGCCAGATGTTAAAATCGGTTGGTTTGGATGAACGAATCGGTTTTTGCATCGACACGTGCCACGCCTTTGTTTCCGGTTATGATTTGCGCACCGACGCAGGTATTTCTCGCCTCGCTACAGAAATCGAATCCGACTTGGGTTGGAACAGGTTGAAAGCTATCCACTTAAACGATTCAAAAGGTGATTTAGGTTCAAAAAAGGACCGGCACGAAATTGTGGGCAAAGGATATTTAGGGCTCGAGTCATTTAAAAAAATCCTACATCACCCGCAATTCAGTCAGATCCCGATGATTTTAGAAACCCCAGACCTAAAATCCGACCTAACCGAACCTCCGGAGAGTCTGGTATCGATCAGATCGCTGATGTAA
- a CDS encoding HIT domain-containing protein yields MDDGNSDFYCDFVLNDKIKVNIIKETDMVLAFFHTKPSWAFHVVIVPKTHISNITELKDLAIIEEIFKIAQEIINNNNLKAINYRIITNGGGFQDSKHLHFHLVSGDKL; encoded by the coding sequence ATGGATGATGGAAACAGTGATTTTTATTGCGATTTTGTTTTAAATGACAAGATTAAGGTCAATATTATCAAAGAGACAGACATGGTACTGGCCTTCTTTCACACTAAACCATCTTGGGCTTTTCATGTAGTGATTGTGCCAAAAACTCATATATCAAATATTACTGAGCTAAAAGATCTGGCGATAATTGAAGAAATTTTTAAAATCGCACAAGAAATTATTAATAACAATAATCTCAAGGCTATAAATTATCGCATAATCACCAATGGTGGTGGTTTTCAGGACTCAAAACATTTGCATTTTCATTTAGTGTCTGGGGATAAGTTGTGA
- a CDS encoding NTP transferase domain-containing protein — protein sequence MPINISTCAVVLAAGKGTRMQSDIPKVLHLLHGRSLIDLTLSQVNQSAINQTVVVVGYAKSAVVAEIESHKYSVDFALQDQQLGTGHAVQMAIPQIKSNTSTVIVTYGDMPFVSSDIFNQLIAKQQQTNAAVVLTSVFFDDPMKPAFGRIKRDINGRIEKIVEQKVASPAELKIQECNAGPVAYDYQWLIKALPKLKRNPQSQEYYLTDLAEEACLEGRLVESIVAENENEVFGINTVEHLSQAILI from the coding sequence ATGCCAATAAATATTTCAACTTGTGCGGTAGTGCTAGCGGCGGGCAAAGGGACGCGCATGCAATCCGATATTCCGAAAGTACTGCATTTATTGCATGGACGGTCGTTAATTGATTTAACTCTGTCTCAGGTTAATCAATCAGCTATTAATCAAACGGTAGTTGTAGTTGGTTATGCAAAATCTGCCGTTGTTGCCGAGATCGAATCACATAAATATTCTGTTGATTTTGCGCTGCAAGATCAACAACTTGGCACCGGACACGCGGTTCAGATGGCTATTCCTCAAATCAAATCAAATACCTCGACGGTCATTGTAACCTACGGCGATATGCCATTTGTCTCGTCCGATATCTTTAATCAACTTATTGCAAAACAGCAGCAAACAAATGCCGCGGTGGTACTAACCTCGGTATTTTTCGATGACCCAATGAAGCCGGCATTCGGACGAATTAAACGTGATATCAACGGTCGTATCGAAAAAATTGTCGAGCAAAAAGTGGCCAGTCCGGCAGAACTTAAAATTCAAGAATGTAATGCCGGTCCGGTGGCGTATGATTATCAATGGTTGATCAAGGCGTTACCCAAGCTAAAGCGAAATCCGCAGAGTCAAGAATATTATCTGACAGATTTGGCCGAGGAGGCGTGCCTAGAGGGGCGACTAGTTGAATCCATTGTGGCCGAAAATGAAAACGAGGTGTTTGGAATTAATACTGTTGAACACCTAAGCCAAGCGATTCTAATATGA
- the tig gene encoding trigger factor → MQTKLENLPKSRVKITITLTAQEWQKAYEEALVEIAKTIKLAGFRPGKVPAVMAEKHIGKAGITSEALEKAIPHYYYEAVLEHNLHPLHQPAVTVAKSDPELEFNAEVDILPTVEIKDWHNIKIKKNDAQKVTDLDVKKVLEHLRKERSQLEAVTRPAETKDFVRINFSGSVDGVKHEGMQSNEHPLVLGDNTMISGFEDQIVGMSVDEEKTFDIVFPKDYRDKTLAKKKAQFMVKLLEVKQINLPELDEKFAADFGKKNMTEIESAILEQLEAEAEEEAKNKDEVLILEELVKRTKVVLPKSIVESEIDRIIDTMKERMGANDTQFSQYLESQGKSLVKLREEANDQAIKNATIGLALGEIMKAEKIDPEDKDAVKLVLDKIKAESTK, encoded by the coding sequence ATGCAGACAAAATTAGAGAATCTACCGAAATCTCGAGTCAAAATTACCATCACCTTAACCGCGCAAGAGTGGCAAAAAGCTTACGAGGAAGCGTTGGTAGAGATTGCCAAAACAATTAAGCTAGCCGGATTTCGTCCTGGCAAAGTGCCAGCAGTGATGGCGGAAAAACACATTGGCAAGGCCGGTATTACTTCGGAAGCGCTAGAGAAAGCCATTCCGCATTATTATTACGAAGCGGTTTTGGAACACAATTTACACCCGTTGCATCAGCCCGCCGTTACGGTGGCAAAATCTGATCCGGAGCTTGAATTTAACGCCGAGGTAGATATTTTACCAACAGTTGAAATCAAAGATTGGCACAATATCAAAATAAAAAAGAATGATGCCCAAAAAGTAACTGACTTGGATGTGAAGAAAGTGCTCGAGCACTTGCGCAAAGAGCGATCTCAGCTGGAAGCGGTTACTCGTCCGGCAGAAACTAAAGATTTTGTGCGAATTAACTTTTCCGGGTCGGTAGATGGCGTCAAACACGAAGGAATGCAGAGTAACGAACATCCTCTAGTTTTGGGCGATAATACGATGATCTCGGGATTTGAAGACCAAATTGTGGGCATGTCAGTGGATGAAGAAAAAACCTTTGACATCGTTTTTCCAAAAGACTATCGCGACAAAACTTTAGCCAAAAAGAAAGCTCAATTTATGGTCAAATTACTTGAAGTTAAACAAATCAACCTACCTGAATTAGATGAGAAATTCGCCGCAGACTTTGGCAAAAAGAACATGACTGAAATTGAATCTGCTATTTTAGAGCAGCTGGAAGCTGAAGCAGAAGAAGAGGCCAAAAATAAAGACGAGGTGCTAATTTTAGAAGAGTTGGTTAAGCGCACCAAAGTGGTTTTGCCAAAATCGATTGTGGAAAGCGAAATCGATCGCATTATAGACACCATGAAAGAGCGCATGGGTGCCAATGACACTCAGTTTAGTCAATACCTAGAGAGCCAAGGTAAATCGTTAGTCAAGCTGCGCGAAGAGGCTAACGATCAAGCGATCAAAAATGCCACCATTGGATTAGCGTTGGGAGAAATAATGAAGGCAGAAAAGATTGATCCCGAAGACAAAGACGCGGTAAAATTAGTTTTAGATAAAATCAAAGCAGAATCAACTAAATAA
- a CDS encoding ASCH domain-containing protein, translating to MNTYQMRLAKSQFDMIRNGQKIIESRICDEKRQRLNIGDDVLFISRNDPKQTVLTKIKALFRYATFDDLFTDFPPELFGNHSKSALIQDVREFYSVDEEKKYGVVGIKIELVK from the coding sequence ATGAACACGTACCAAATGAGGCTGGCGAAGAGTCAGTTTGATATGATACGAAACGGACAAAAGATTATCGAGTCTAGAATATGCGACGAAAAGAGACAGCGTCTTAATATCGGGGATGACGTGCTGTTTATATCCAGAAACGATCCTAAGCAAACAGTCCTGACAAAAATCAAAGCACTTTTTCGCTACGCTACTTTTGATGATTTATTTACGGATTTCCCCCCTGAGTTGTTCGGAAATCATTCAAAATCCGCGCTGATTCAAGATGTCAGAGAGTTCTACTCTGTTGATGAAGAAAAGAAGTATGGCGTTGTTGGAATTAAAATTGAGTTAGTAAAATAA
- the tpiA gene encoding triose-phosphate isomerase: MKPLVVANWKMNTTLADASVLATLVRNQLHDLSGVDVVLCPPYIWLQEVASILEVSARHIYLGAQNCHPDKFGALTGEVSVAQVKDLCQFVIVGHSERREHFHETNEFVSDKVQAVLENGMTPILCVGEKTKSDRSIGLVIDELHQSLAGIKPAEYEKLVIAYEPIWAIGTGNASEAVYCEMVCDEIKKVVGKETRVLYGGSVTAENVDRFTSLTAIDGVLVGGASLKASEFVELCKKVR; this comes from the coding sequence ATGAAACCGTTGGTTGTGGCAAATTGGAAGATGAATACCACTTTGGCTGATGCCAGTGTGTTGGCAACGCTGGTGCGCAATCAGTTGCACGACTTAAGTGGGGTAGATGTGGTGCTTTGCCCGCCGTACATTTGGTTGCAAGAAGTCGCGTCAATCTTAGAGGTTTCGGCCAGGCATATCTATTTAGGAGCGCAAAACTGCCATCCAGATAAGTTTGGAGCACTAACTGGCGAAGTCTCGGTGGCGCAAGTTAAAGATCTGTGCCAGTTTGTGATTGTGGGACATTCCGAGCGCCGTGAGCATTTTCATGAAACAAACGAATTTGTCAGCGACAAAGTGCAGGCGGTACTGGAAAACGGAATGACGCCAATTTTGTGCGTAGGCGAAAAAACCAAATCTGACCGTAGTATTGGGCTGGTAATAGATGAATTGCATCAGTCGCTGGCTGGAATCAAGCCAGCCGAATACGAGAAGTTAGTAATTGCGTACGAGCCAATTTGGGCAATTGGCACCGGCAACGCGTCCGAGGCGGTTTACTGCGAAATGGTCTGCGATGAAATTAAAAAGGTTGTGGGCAAAGAAACACGAGTGTTGTATGGTGGCAGCGTTACTGCCGAAAACGTTGACCGATTTACTAGTCTAACAGCAATCGACGGTGTATTAGTGGGTGGCGCCAGTTTAAAGGCATCAGAATTTGTTGAGCTGTGTAAAAAGGTTAGATAA
- the clpP gene encoding ATP-dependent Clp endopeptidase proteolytic subunit ClpP has protein sequence MSYLIPTVIEKSQYGERAYDIYSRLLKERIIFLGGPVDDVIANLVIAQMLFLESEDPKKDIQLYINSPGGSVSAGMAIYDTMRVIKPDVSTICVGLAASMGAFLLAGGAKGKRFSLPNSKILIHQVMGGAEGQATEIDIAAKEIIKTREQLDKILAENTGQKLEKISHDTERDYYMTSLEAKTYGIIDEIITKK, from the coding sequence ATGTCCTATTTAATCCCCACGGTAATTGAAAAATCGCAGTATGGTGAGCGTGCCTACGATATTTATTCGCGCTTGCTCAAAGAACGCATTATCTTTTTGGGTGGGCCGGTAGATGATGTTATCGCCAATTTGGTAATTGCGCAAATGCTATTTCTAGAATCCGAAGATCCAAAAAAAGATATCCAGCTATACATCAACAGCCCGGGTGGATCGGTTAGCGCCGGCATGGCCATTTACGATACCATGCGGGTGATAAAGCCGGATGTTTCGACTATTTGCGTTGGTCTAGCGGCGTCAATGGGCGCGTTTCTGCTAGCCGGTGGCGCCAAAGGCAAGCGATTTTCATTGCCAAACAGCAAAATTTTAATTCATCAAGTGATGGGCGGGGCAGAAGGCCAAGCGACCGAAATAGACATTGCCGCCAAAGAAATCATCAAAACCCGCGAACAGCTAGATAAAATTTTAGCCGAAAATACCGGGCAAAAATTAGAAAAAATCTCGCACGATACCGAGCGCGATTATTATATGACCTCACTTGAAGCCAAAACCTACGGCATCATTGACGAGATAATTACAAAGAAATAG
- a CDS encoding phosphoglycerate kinase: MQIFTESDVKNKRIICRFDFDVPVLDDGKIADTNRIDAAIPTISRLLQQNVEQILILAHRGKPVGVDATLTMQEVANYLAQKLSDNPSATSEIVQQDAINNLGVYGIFPKVYLLENIRFDAGEEKNDPKLAAEIARHGDVFIFDAFATAHREHASTVGVSALLPHFSGLHLAQEIQYLSNIKDNPNQPLMFIIGGAKIEDKLPIIEKLAPLADQFLIGGAVANTFLKSRNIDVKRSLVDPDFITQANDIFERYEDKIMLPTDYAWDRDSICDIGPETIMQFEDALADAKTVFWNGNLGRTEDPRFSRGTLMIADVLARSPQITRVIAGGDTVGFLNQHQLADKMTFVSTGGGASLDYLAGKSLPALTILDE, translated from the coding sequence ATGCAAATATTTACCGAATCTGACGTTAAAAATAAACGAATCATTTGTCGGTTCGATTTTGATGTACCGGTTTTAGATGATGGTAAAATTGCCGATACAAACCGAATTGATGCGGCAATCCCCACTATTTCACGTCTGTTGCAGCAAAATGTCGAACAAATTCTTATTTTGGCACATCGTGGTAAGCCGGTTGGCGTAGACGCAACGCTAACAATGCAAGAAGTGGCAAACTATTTGGCCCAAAAATTGTCCGACAACCCATCCGCAACATCTGAAATTGTTCAACAAGATGCAATCAACAATTTAGGTGTTTACGGGATTTTTCCAAAGGTTTATCTGCTAGAAAATATCCGATTTGATGCAGGTGAAGAGAAAAACGATCCAAAATTGGCGGCCGAAATTGCCAGACATGGCGACGTTTTTATTTTTGATGCCTTTGCCACAGCGCACAGAGAACATGCCTCGACGGTCGGTGTATCGGCGCTGTTGCCACATTTTTCGGGGCTGCATTTGGCGCAAGAAATCCAATATCTATCCAACATCAAAGATAACCCAAATCAGCCACTGATGTTCATTATTGGTGGCGCCAAAATTGAAGACAAGCTGCCAATAATCGAGAAATTAGCACCCCTGGCTGATCAATTTTTGATTGGCGGGGCAGTGGCTAACACCTTTCTCAAATCTAGAAATATTGATGTCAAAAGATCGCTGGTTGATCCGGATTTTATCACTCAAGCCAACGATATATTTGAGCGGTATGAAGACAAAATTATGTTACCAACCGATTATGCGTGGGACAGAGATTCGATTTGCGATATTGGGCCCGAAACTATTATGCAGTTTGAAGATGCGTTGGCAGATGCAAAAACGGTGTTTTGGAACGGTAATTTGGGACGAACCGAAGATCCGCGGTTTAGTCGCGGCACGCTAATGATTGCCGATGTCTTGGCTCGCTCACCACAAATTACGCGCGTAATTGCCGGCGGCGATACGGTTGGGTTTTTGAATCAGCATCAGTTGGCCGATAAAATGACTTTTGTTTCAACCGGCGGTGGTGCCAGTCTGGATTATCTAGCCGGCAAATCCCTTCCAGCTCTCACAATATTAGATGAGTAA
- a CDS encoding YbjQ family protein: MDHANVTTALELPDKKIVKNLGLVRGVTVRSRSMFGTIGASFQTLFGGNISLFTELCEKTRQEAYDIMIKHAETMGANAIIAVRYDANEVMQGATEVLCYGTAVVVKE; the protein is encoded by the coding sequence ATGGATCATGCAAATGTAACCACTGCTTTGGAACTACCGGACAAGAAAATTGTCAAAAATTTGGGATTAGTACGCGGGGTAACTGTTCGTTCTCGTTCAATGTTTGGCACCATTGGTGCTTCATTCCAAACTTTATTTGGTGGAAACATCTCTTTATTCACCGAGTTGTGTGAGAAAACGCGACAAGAGGCGTATGATATTATGATCAAACACGCCGAAACTATGGGCGCAAACGCCATCATTGCAGTTAGATACGATGCCAACGAAGTGATGCAAGGCGCCACCGAAGTATTGTGCTACGGCACCGCTGTTGTGGTGAAAGAATAA
- a CDS encoding MGMT family protein produces MSELYTKIYSIVAKIPSGIVASYGDVAKAAGLQNGARVVGWALRRLPAEVEIPWWRVINAKGYISIVNPSVTPTQQKILLEKEGVKFIVKEDLFYLQNPKWNKF; encoded by the coding sequence ATGTCTGAACTTTATACCAAAATATATTCAATCGTCGCCAAAATACCCTCCGGTATTGTGGCTAGTTACGGTGATGTAGCAAAAGCAGCGGGACTACAAAACGGCGCTCGCGTTGTCGGCTGGGCACTCAGACGATTACCCGCAGAAGTTGAAATCCCTTGGTGGCGGGTGATTAATGCTAAAGGATATATTTCGATTGTTAACCCAAGCGTCACTCCCACGCAACAAAAAATCCTCCTCGAGAAGGAAGGAGTCAAATTCATTGTCAAAGAAGACCTATTCTATCTCCAAAACCCAAAATGGAATAAATTCTAA
- a CDS encoding gluconeogenesis factor YvcK family protein produces the protein MSTKTLFDKWWHYLKYSPTDPHFYADSAPKVVAIGGGTGLSSLLRGLKQITPNITAIVAVTDNGQSSGRLRKLYDTLPPGDIRQCIAALSPDEDVLTKLMNYRFKKGDGLKGHALGNLLMVALADQSGGFDRAIIRLSEILRITGRVMPVSLGNIQLNAKLKSGQVVVGEEQISLAGHDDPIDRVFLPHSVRVYPPAVQAILEADLIIIGPGSLYTSVIPPLLFSGITKALKSSLAVKAYVCNISTERGETEGYSVQNHIEKIVEVVGKNVVNFALVNKNHVRSNQIPEGELGSIKVISTRQSIIEGVRIKLDSVSNSKQPLYHDSIRLAEVLIMEYNEIKKRLKR, from the coding sequence ATGAGCACAAAAACATTGTTTGACAAATGGTGGCATTATCTAAAATATAGCCCAACTGATCCGCATTTTTATGCCGATTCGGCACCAAAAGTGGTGGCAATTGGTGGTGGAACCGGCCTGTCTAGTTTACTACGCGGGCTAAAACAAATTACGCCAAACATTACTGCTATTGTTGCCGTTACGGACAATGGGCAGAGTAGCGGACGATTGCGAAAACTTTATGACACGTTGCCACCGGGAGATATTCGTCAGTGCATCGCCGCGCTTTCACCGGATGAGGATGTTTTAACCAAACTAATGAACTATCGTTTCAAAAAAGGTGACGGGTTAAAGGGGCATGCGCTTGGAAATCTGCTGATGGTAGCGTTGGCAGATCAATCCGGTGGTTTTGACCGTGCCATCATTAGACTGAGCGAAATTTTACGTATTACTGGACGGGTAATGCCGGTTTCTTTAGGAAATATCCAATTAAACGCCAAATTAAAATCCGGCCAAGTGGTGGTAGGCGAGGAGCAAATTAGTCTTGCCGGGCACGATGACCCAATAGATCGTGTCTTTCTGCCTCATTCAGTGCGTGTTTATCCGCCCGCGGTACAGGCGATACTTGAGGCCGATCTAATTATTATTGGCCCGGGTAGTTTGTACACCAGCGTAATTCCGCCTTTGCTTTTTTCGGGCATCACTAAGGCGCTAAAAAGCTCGTTGGCGGTTAAAGCTTATGTTTGCAACATCTCGACCGAGCGTGGCGAAACCGAAGGATATTCGGTTCAGAATCATATCGAAAAAATTGTAGAGGTGGTTGGGAAGAATGTCGTTAATTTTGCGTTGGTGAACAAAAATCATGTTAGATCAAACCAGATCCCAGAAGGCGAATTGGGATCGATTAAAGTGATTTCTACCAGGCAATCGATAATTGAGGGCGTGCGGATCAAATTAGATTCAGTATCAAATTCAAAACAGCCGTTGTATCATGACAGTATTCGTTTGGCGGAAGTGTTGATTATGGAATATAATGAAATCAAGAAAAGGTTGAAACGATGA
- a CDS encoding DUF192 domain-containing protein: MKVKINSFWFGLIIVFATAGIGLGLYLRTQTDNLVTVTIGQTKITTEIAKTSTQKEQGLSGRTSLKFDSGMLFSYDNPTRPTFWMKGMKFPLDFIWVRDGKVIELTEHVAAPLSSMTESQMLKYVPKENVDAVIEVNGGFVEYNKIKVGDTVQMTN, translated from the coding sequence ATGAAAGTAAAAATTAACTCATTCTGGTTTGGTTTGATAATTGTTTTTGCTACTGCAGGAATTGGACTGGGACTTTATTTGCGTACTCAAACCGATAATCTGGTCACCGTAACCATCGGGCAAACCAAAATCACGACTGAAATTGCAAAGACGTCGACGCAAAAAGAACAGGGGCTTAGTGGGCGAACGTCTCTCAAGTTCGATTCCGGGATGTTATTCTCGTACGATAATCCGACTCGTCCAACCTTTTGGATGAAAGGGATGAAATTCCCGCTCGATTTTATCTGGGTGCGTGACGGTAAAGTGATTGAATTAACCGAGCACGTTGCAGCGCCGCTATCAAGTATGACCGAAAGCCAGATGCTAAAATACGTGCCAAAAGAAAATGTTGACGCTGTAATAGAAGTGAACGGCGGATTTGTGGAGTATAATAAAATCAAAGTTGGTGATACGGTTCAAATGACGAATTGA
- a CDS encoding type II secretion system protein, with product MYSRTRGFTLLELMVVIAIIGILAALTISLTASSRQRAADAAIKNNVHSVMVAVEAISIASNPQQQSSGMINQFIPKAGAVTAPEPPPGDPYGVLSNTMADAVWIDGTFDLISLNTTDPGYIVMQILLNHNLLHPPTLLGSKAGVYYYASWGGNIISTTTAPALRAVNAAAIGKLNAKVKPDNNATFNGGSLVKGKATLPGNNTTQYFVVTDN from the coding sequence ATGTATAGTCGAACAAGAGGATTCACTCTATTAGAACTAATGGTGGTTATTGCAATTATTGGTATTTTGGCTGCGCTTACGATCTCACTTACTGCCAGCTCACGGCAACGAGCGGCAGATGCAGCTATCAAAAACAACGTTCACTCTGTTATGGTCGCGGTTGAGGCGATATCTATTGCTTCAAATCCGCAACAACAATCCTCTGGTATGATTAACCAGTTTATTCCAAAGGCAGGTGCGGTTACGGCTCCAGAGCCTCCTCCGGGAGACCCGTACGGAGTGTTAAGTAATACCATGGCTGATGCTGTTTGGATAGACGGTACATTTGACTTAATATCCTTAAACACGACTGATCCGGGGTACATTGTGATGCAAATATTACTTAACCATAACTTACTTCATCCACCAACATTATTGGGCAGCAAGGCAGGAGTTTATTATTATGCAAGTTGGGGAGGCAATATCATCTCCACAACCACCGCACCTGCGTTGCGTGCAGTTAATGCGGCGGCAATTGGTAAGCTAAACGCAAAAGTCAAGCCGGATAACAACGCTACCTTCAATGGTGGATCATTGGTTAAAGGTAAAGCAACCCTGCCCGGAAACAATACAACTCAATATTTTGTCGTTACCGACAATTAA